The sequence CTCGAGTATGTAATGCTTATATGTTGAATGTAGGTCTTGTAGGTATATGGCACCGTGTCTGGGAGTTGCTCATGTAAACCTATTCCACCTATGCATCCCGACGTTGCGACGACGAGCATCGCAACGAGTATAGGCAGGATCAATATAGGCAGTATGATACCGCGCCTCATGATTATATCTTATGACAAAGAAATTTAAAAAATTTTTGGTAAAATGTCTAGGAGGTGTAGAGGAAATTAAAACCAATATCTTAAGCTTAAAATAAAAGCGAGAATAGGAGTAGAAACAGTGCCATAATTTATTGAGAGATACTACCTTTAGAAAAATGAAAAAAACTCGATACTCTTGGATTGAGATTGGAAATTGCATGCATCAATTTTCGCAATGTTGAGCATGAGGATTATAAAACGCTATGAACTCTGAAGAGAATGGCAATAAAGAAAAGTTTATCGAAAGTGTTTTCTTATCCTCACTCCCCGTAGAATGCCTCCAAATAGAGCTCCCTTATCTCATCCGGCTTCGGCTCAACCGGGTTGAACGCCACCAGCCCGTCGCGGTAGGCCTTCTCCGCCATCTCCTCGACCCTGCTCACGAAAGTTTCTTCGTCAACCAGCTCGCTCAGCTTCGGAACGCCGAGCATCTCGTTGAGCTCCTTAACGACTTCCACTAAATCTTTGGCGCTTGAGAAGCCCAGCTCCCTTGCTATCTCTGCGTAGCGCTTCCTCGCGTAGTCGTTCCTCATGTTGAACTCCATGACGTACGGCAGGAATATCGCATTGAGCAGGCCGTGCGGGCCTATCCAAGCAGCTTTGTGACTCATGGCATGGCAGAGGCCGAGACGAGCGTTGAGGAACGCTATGCCGGCCATAGTGGCCGCGTAATGAACTTTTGCCCTCGCGTCCTCGTCGCCCTTGACCGACAGGGGCAGCCACTTGTAGACAGTCTTTATCGCCTTTATCGCCATCGCGTCGCTGAAGGGGTTTGCGACCTTCGTTGTGTAGGCCTCTATCCCGTGAACGAGTACGTCTAAACCGGAGTTCCTCGCAACCTCAGCCGGCATTGTTCTTGGCAGTCTCGGGTCGAGAATAGCTATATCCGGCGCTATTTCGGGAGTGACGATGTTGTACTTCACGTCACCCTTCTTGAGGACGCTCGCAGCAGATACCTCGCTTCCGGCGCCGCTTGTTGAAGGTATCGCTATCAGTGGAGTTTTAAGCTTAGGAACCGGCTTCGGTTTGGAGAAGCGGTCGATGAAGGCTATCTTCTCGAACTCGACTTCTGGAGCATCATAGAAGACCTTCAGCGCCTTGGTAGTGTCTATGACGCTTCCGCCGCCCAACGCCACCAGAAGATCGGGGTTAAACTCCCTGACCTTTGGCAGGAACTCCTCTATGACTTCCACACTTGGCTCTGCCGGAAGGCCTGCTATCGAGAAGACCTCGGCTCCGGCTTCCTTCACGTAGTCCTCGGCCTCCTTCAGGAAGCCGTGCCTCTTCATTGAGCGGGATGAGAGAATCAGAACGCGTTCGTAACCCTTCACTGCTTTGGAGAGGTGGCTTAGGCTTCCCTCCCCTTCGACTATCCTTGTCTTCAGCCAGAACATGGGCACCACCATGATTCCCTATGCTCAAGTGCTTTTAACGTTCTCGCTTCTTAAACATGGATTGAATTAGTTGCGGGCATTTTATTTCCTGAACTTCCGGTTTTTAACCTTTGGGGTTGGGAAACGCTTTAATCTTCGCGCTCTTTTTCTTCATCGATGCTCGTGAGAGGTAAGATCGTCGGAAAGAACTGCAGCGCTCCCTTCGTAGTGCGCAAAGACAAGGGCGGTGTTAGTGTCAGGGTAGAACTTGGGGATAAGGACTTTACTTATTCAATTGACTGCCCCTGTCTCGAGCCGCTGGAGCTTCTCGGCCTTCTGCTGCCGTCCCTTGAAGAAGAGCTCGGGGAGATTCAAGGAGTCTTCGTGGAGGAGGTAAAAGAGGAGAAGAGTCACTCCCGCTTGAAGAGCCTCTTGAGGTTTCTCTCGAAGGGCGGGTAAACGACTCCTTTGTCTGTGATTATGCCCGTCAGATACTTGTGCGGCGTCACGTCGAAAGCTGGATTATAGACGTCGACATCTGGAGCAATCCTGCAGCCACCGCAGGTGAGAACCTCCTCCTTGCTGCGCTCCTCTATTGGTATCTCCTTTCCACTCTTGAGGCTCATGTCTATGGTCGAAAGGGGCGCGACGGTGAAGAACGGTATCCCGTGCTCCTTGGCCAGAACCGCGAGGGTGTAGGTTCCTATCTTGTTAGCGAAGTCGCCGTTTGCCACTATCCTGTCCGCACCGACTATAATCGCGTCAACCTTTCCCTGCTGCATCACGAAGCCGGCCATGTTGTCGCTTATAAGCTTGAGTGGAATTCCGTCGTAGTGGTACTCCCAGGCGCTAAGCCTTGCACCCTGAAGGACGGGCCTCGTCTCGTCCACCCAGAGGAGCTTTAGAGTACCCTCCTTGTTCATGACCCTGAGAACTGCCCCAACTGTTCCGAGGTGGACGGTTGCCAAGCTGCCAGCGTTGCAGTGGGTCAATACGTTTCCTTCCGGCAAAGCCTCGGCACCGTAGTGACCCATCCGGAGGTTTGCTTCCACGTCTTCGTCCGCTATCTTTTGGGTCTCTTCAACTATAAGGCGCTTTATCTCATCAAGTGAATCCTCTCTGTGCTCCTCAACCAGCTTTTTAACCCTGTTGAGGGCCCAGAAGAGGTTTACGGCTGTTGGCCTTGTGTTCTTGAGCTTATCGTAGGCGGCGTAAAAGCTGTCCATGAACTCATCTTTGGTCTTTGCCTTCGTCGTCTCAGCGTAGAGGGCCAGGCCAAAGGCTGCCGCGGCTCCTATCGCCGGCGCCCCGCGCACCTGCATCGTAACTATCGCCCTCGCAACCTCATCAACCGTCGTCAGCTCGATGACCTTAAACTCCTTTGGCAGAAGGCGCTGG comes from Thermococcus sp. LS1 and encodes:
- the mtnA gene encoding S-methyl-5-thioribose-1-phosphate isomerase, with the protein product MELKYKPEELTRLPRSVIYESGKVKLIDQRLLPKEFKVIELTTVDEVARAIVTMQVRGAPAIGAAAAFGLALYAETTKAKTKDEFMDSFYAAYDKLKNTRPTAVNLFWALNRVKKLVEEHREDSLDEIKRLIVEETQKIADEDVEANLRMGHYGAEALPEGNVLTHCNAGSLATVHLGTVGAVLRVMNKEGTLKLLWVDETRPVLQGARLSAWEYHYDGIPLKLISDNMAGFVMQQGKVDAIIVGADRIVANGDFANKIGTYTLAVLAKEHGIPFFTVAPLSTIDMSLKSGKEIPIEERSKEEVLTCGGCRIAPDVDVYNPAFDVTPHKYLTGIITDKGVVYPPFERNLKRLFKRE
- a CDS encoding iron-containing alcohol dehydrogenase, producing the protein MFWLKTRIVEGEGSLSHLSKAVKGYERVLILSSRSMKRHGFLKEAEDYVKEAGAEVFSIAGLPAEPSVEVIEEFLPKVREFNPDLLVALGGGSVIDTTKALKVFYDAPEVEFEKIAFIDRFSKPKPVPKLKTPLIAIPSTSGAGSEVSAASVLKKGDVKYNIVTPEIAPDIAILDPRLPRTMPAEVARNSGLDVLVHGIEAYTTKVANPFSDAMAIKAIKTVYKWLPLSVKGDEDARAKVHYAATMAGIAFLNARLGLCHAMSHKAAWIGPHGLLNAIFLPYVMEFNMRNDYARKRYAEIARELGFSSAKDLVEVVKELNEMLGVPKLSELVDEETFVSRVEEMAEKAYRDGLVAFNPVEPKPDEIRELYLEAFYGE